From the Pseudodesulfovibrio alkaliphilus genome, one window contains:
- a CDS encoding lipopolysaccharide assembly protein LapA domain-containing protein, with protein MRFVKVLFLLALFVFSILFFSQNNDVLLQALTLKLDIPYAMTLHSIPLPFGVLILAAFVAGALLTMVYFAIDKFRSGAKLRECKTRMASLEQELNSLRNMPINEVRPYSAEEKVEGVN; from the coding sequence ATGCGCTTTGTCAAGGTTTTGTTTTTGCTTGCTCTTTTCGTTTTTTCCATCCTTTTCTTCAGCCAGAACAACGATGTGCTCCTTCAGGCCCTGACCCTGAAGCTGGATATTCCCTACGCCATGACCCTGCATTCCATTCCTCTCCCCTTTGGTGTGCTCATCCTGGCCGCCTTCGTGGCCGGGGCCTTGTTGACCATGGTCTATTTCGCCATCGACAAGTTCCGGTCAGGGGCCAAGCTGCGTGAGTGCAAGACGCGTATGGCCAGCCTGGAGCAGGAGCTCAACTCCCTGCGCAACATGCCCATCAACGAGGTGCGCCCCTATTCCGCCGAGGAAAAGGTCGAAGGGGTCAACTAA
- a CDS encoding HIT family protein, with translation MEVLWAPWRLDYILGPKPEECVFCIPEDTGQDEERCILARGEHCFVIMNKFPYNNGHLMVTPYRHVSNLLDLSSEESNDCMLWLRHCTSVLQQAFRPQGINIGLNLGEAAGAGIAQHLHFQIVPRWNGDASFMAVFGETTVIPEHLSSTYARLRPLFDAILL, from the coding sequence ATGGAAGTGTTGTGGGCGCCGTGGAGGCTTGACTACATACTCGGTCCCAAGCCTGAGGAATGCGTTTTCTGCATTCCTGAGGACACCGGCCAAGACGAGGAGCGGTGCATCCTGGCCCGTGGCGAGCACTGTTTTGTGATCATGAACAAGTTCCCATACAATAACGGGCACCTCATGGTCACCCCCTACCGTCATGTCAGCAACCTGCTCGACCTGAGCAGTGAAGAGTCCAACGACTGCATGCTCTGGCTGCGCCACTGCACCTCGGTGCTTCAGCAGGCCTTTCGCCCCCAGGGGATCAATATAGGGCTTAATCTGGGCGAGGCGGCCGGTGCGGGCATCGCCCAACACCTGCATTTCCAAATCGTTCCGCGCTGGAACGGCGATGCTTCGTTCATGGCCGTGTTCGGGGAAACGACGGTCATCCCCGAACACCTCTCTTCAACCTATGCCCGGCTTCGGCCTTTGTTTGACGCAATCTTATTGTAA
- a CDS encoding tetratricopeptide repeat protein, translating into MAWHWFNRKKSSDFHKKIAAARDVSGGEAFLVQDTRAAIEELSQVVKNDPEAVEIYLALGSLYRSQGEIERAIQIRNSLIVRPGLAREFKARALFELGRDFRRGGFLDRAERAFEEARSLGHDAVSIQHEMARLAAERGTFELAADSFGQLGLPLPQAHYLVRLASDHFKEGRESQAQRSLRHAIRAYPGAVEAWLEQMVHAYRAGSERRVADTLRDGLDNVAPDLRFVLLEGLLQALDKAARAKEKPLVEDSQWAGVCPDRALVTAVIPVIESQEPDVLLLYYGGVFLLRVGETESARSWFEKTLVMQPDFWLARLELFELSRPDQTLTPFFREQLNFFIDRAHQVRRFFCRRCGLKRDHLFFNCPRCRSWHSIGFRKDFSQ; encoded by the coding sequence ATGGCCTGGCACTGGTTTAATCGCAAGAAGTCTTCGGATTTCCACAAGAAAATCGCGGCGGCGCGAGATGTTTCCGGCGGCGAGGCTTTCCTCGTTCAGGACACCCGCGCAGCCATTGAAGAGTTGAGTCAGGTCGTCAAGAACGACCCCGAAGCCGTGGAGATCTATCTCGCACTGGGCAGCCTTTATCGCTCTCAAGGAGAAATCGAACGCGCCATTCAGATCAGGAACAGCCTTATCGTCAGGCCGGGGCTGGCTCGCGAATTCAAAGCCCGTGCCCTGTTTGAACTGGGCCGTGATTTTCGACGCGGCGGTTTTTTGGATCGCGCTGAGAGGGCCTTTGAGGAGGCCCGCTCCCTGGGCCACGATGCGGTCTCGATTCAGCACGAGATGGCCCGGCTGGCGGCCGAACGCGGCACCTTTGAACTGGCTGCCGACAGCTTTGGGCAATTGGGACTGCCGCTGCCCCAGGCCCACTATTTGGTGCGATTGGCCTCGGATCACTTCAAGGAAGGCAGGGAGTCCCAGGCGCAAAGGTCTCTCCGTCATGCCATCCGCGCCTATCCCGGCGCGGTGGAGGCGTGGCTTGAGCAGATGGTGCATGCCTATAGGGCTGGCAGTGAGCGTCGCGTGGCAGACACCTTGCGCGACGGACTGGACAACGTGGCCCCGGACCTGCGTTTCGTCCTGCTTGAGGGGCTGCTCCAGGCCCTGGACAAGGCGGCCAGGGCAAAGGAAAAGCCCCTTGTCGAGGATTCGCAGTGGGCCGGGGTTTGCCCGGACAGAGCACTGGTCACGGCCGTGATCCCGGTGATCGAGTCTCAGGAGCCGGATGTGCTGCTGCTCTATTATGGAGGCGTGTTTTTGCTGCGCGTCGGCGAGACCGAGAGCGCCAGAAGCTGGTTCGAAAAAACCCTGGTTATGCAACCCGATTTCTGGTTGGCCCGACTTGAACTCTTTGAACTGTCCCGGCCTGATCAGACCTTGACGCCCTTTTTCAGGGAACAGTTGAATTTTTTTATTGACCGGGCCCATCAGGTGCGTCGATTCTTTTGCCGCCGTTGCGGGCTGAAGCGCGACCATCTCTTTTTCAACTGCCCCCGCTGCCGCAGCTGGCACTCCATCGGCTTTCGTAAAGACTTTTCGCAATAA